One segment of Acidobacteriota bacterium DNA contains the following:
- the lpxI gene encoding UDP-2,3-diacylglucosamine diphosphatase LpxI (LpxI, functionally equivalent to LpxH, replaces it in LPS biosynthesis in a minority of bacteria.) gives MRNPQSVCGLIAGNGRFPFLVLDGARRAGVEMAVAAISEETDPRLAEMAQTIEWLGVGQLGKLIKFLKRAGVTHAIMAGQVKHVQVFKLNALPDLRMARMLARLKRRNTDALLGAVADELASEGITLLDSTTFLQPLLARASTLTKRAPNKHELADIEYGLHVAHELARLDLGQTIVVKDQAVVALEAMEGTDATIRRASELVRGRPLTVIKVAKPNQDMRFDVPVIGLQTIETLKVCHVTAMSLTADKTLIFDRQETLLAADKSKIALVAR, from the coding sequence CGGTTTAATCGCGGGCAATGGCCGCTTCCCCTTTCTAGTACTCGACGGCGCGCGCCGCGCCGGTGTCGAAATGGCCGTGGCCGCCATCTCGGAAGAAACCGACCCGCGCCTCGCCGAAATGGCGCAGACCATCGAATGGCTGGGCGTCGGCCAACTCGGCAAGCTCATCAAGTTCCTCAAACGCGCGGGCGTCACCCACGCGATCATGGCCGGGCAAGTCAAACACGTCCAGGTTTTCAAACTCAACGCGCTGCCCGATTTGCGCATGGCGCGGATGCTGGCGCGCTTGAAACGGCGCAACACCGACGCCTTGCTGGGCGCGGTCGCCGACGAACTCGCCAGCGAAGGTATCACGCTGCTTGATTCGACCACCTTCCTGCAACCGCTGCTCGCCCGCGCGAGCACGCTCACCAAGCGCGCGCCGAATAAACACGAACTGGCCGACATCGAATATGGCCTGCACGTCGCCCACGAACTCGCGCGGCTGGATTTGGGCCAAACCATCGTCGTCAAAGACCAAGCGGTCGTCGCGCTCGAAGCGATGGAAGGCACCGATGCCACCATTCGCCGCGCTTCGGAACTGGTGCGCGGGCGACCGCTCACCGTCATCAAAGTCGCCAAGCCGAATCAGGATATGCGCTTTGATGTGCCGGTGATCGGCCTGCAAACTATCGAGACGCTGAAAGTTTGTCACGTGACAGCGATGTCATTGACGGCGGATAAGACGCTGATCTTTGATCGCCAAGAAACGCTGCTGGCAGCAGATAAGAGCAAGATTGCGTTGGTGGCGCGGTGA
- a CDS encoding acyl-CoA thioesterase, with protein MTGSQNHEWSETRVRVRYAETDQAGVVYHANYLIWFEVGRVEWCRDYGFNYRDMEKEADAFLPVTECRVKYRNPARYDDELIVRSRLLELRSRAISFAYEIVRASDGLLLAAGETHHIVMNSQGRARAFPPMFAEKMRGPKVL; from the coding sequence ATGACAGGATCACAAAATCATGAGTGGAGCGAAACGCGCGTGCGCGTGCGCTATGCCGAGACCGATCAAGCGGGCGTGGTCTATCACGCAAATTACCTGATCTGGTTTGAGGTCGGGCGCGTCGAATGGTGCCGTGACTATGGCTTTAACTACCGCGACATGGAAAAAGAAGCCGACGCCTTTCTGCCCGTCACCGAGTGCCGCGTGAAGTATCGCAACCCGGCGCGCTATGACGACGAATTGATCGTGCGTTCGCGCCTGCTGGAATTGCGCAGCCGGGCGATCAGCTTTGCCTATGAAATTGTGCGGGCGAGTGACGGATTGTTGCTGGCCGCAGGCGAGACGCACCACATTGTGATGAATAGCCAAGGACGGGCGCGGGCGTTTCCGCCAATGTTTGCGGAAAAGATGCGCGGGCCGAAAGTTTTGTAG
- a CDS encoding DUF1801 domain-containing protein: MRTELLRFNGGVKRDPAIDAWMKEHPGELGAIAHQWFEVMRECGDEVRELLHDGCPVACLGDAPFGYVNVFTSHVNVGFFHGAALSDPARLLQGNGKSMRHVKLRPGAATSAAALSRLINTAYSDIKARVENG; the protein is encoded by the coding sequence ATGAGAACGGAATTGCTGCGATTTAACGGAGGTGTCAAGCGAGATCCCGCCATTGATGCTTGGATGAAAGAACATCCAGGTGAATTGGGAGCCATCGCGCATCAGTGGTTTGAAGTGATGCGTGAGTGCGGGGACGAAGTCCGGGAGCTTTTACATGACGGCTGTCCAGTTGCATGTCTGGGAGATGCGCCCTTCGGCTATGTCAATGTATTCACCTCGCACGTCAACGTGGGGTTCTTTCACGGCGCAGCGTTGTCAGATCCGGCTCGCTTGTTGCAAGGCAATGGCAAATCCATGCGCCATGTGAAGCTGAGACCTGGAGCAGCCACAAGCGCCGCAGCGCTAAGCAGGCTCATAAATACGGCGTACTCGGATATAAAGGCGCGTGTCGAAAACGGCTAG